From the genome of Pseudomonas sp. WJP1:
GCGGCGGTCGACGTTTTCATGGCGTTGTCCTTTGGTGAGAGGGTTGCCCCATCAGCCAGCCCGGCCGATGGGGCAAAGGCTCAGTTCGCGATGACCTGCACCGTGCGCACGGTGCCTTGGGACGAGGTGATGGTGGCTGTCGGGTTCGCCGACGGAATCACCGTTGTGCTGTTGCTCACTGTCAGCCTCCAGCGTCCGGTCAACGGCACCGTGGTGCTACCCAGCGTCACCAGCCCGGTTGGCGTGGTCACCTGGACAGTGATGGTGTTGCCGGTGGTCACCGATGAAGTCCCTGTGAAGTCCCAGTTGAAGCGGTTGTTGGAACGGGCTGTCACCGTGGCCGCTGTCACCGCGAAGGTTTCCGCAGCAGGCCGTGGCGAGACTTGCACCGTGACCGTGGCTGGCGACGTCGACACGGCACCGAAAGCGTCCCGGGCGAAGTAGTTGAAGGTCGTGGTGAAGGCCGAGGTGACGGTGGCCGGTGGGTTGTAGGTCAGGACCGTGCCGTTACTGGTGACGGTGCCGCGACCGGTCGGTGGTTGGCTGAAGCTGTTGATCGCCAGCGGTACGTTGCCTTCCGGATCGGTGTCGTTGGCCAGCACGTTGATCGGTATCGACACACCCAGGGTCGCGATACCGTCGGCGACGGCCACCGGAGGCTGGTTGGGCGCCACGGTGATGGTCACGGTCGCCGCAGCGGTCGAGGCCAGGCCTTTGATGTCTTGCGCCTTGTAGGTGAAGGTCGTGGTCAGCGGAACGGTGACCACGGCTGGCGGCGTATAGACGACGGCCGTGGTTCCGCTCAACGTCACGGTGCCCTGGCCGGTGGCCGGTTGGGTCAGCTCGGTGATGCTCAGCGGTGTGTTGCCGTCCGGGTCGCTGTCGTTGGTCAGCACGTTGAGGGTGATCGGGATACCGAAGCTGGTGCTGCCGCTGTCGGCGACGGCAATCGGCGCCTTGTTCTCGCCGGTGTCTGGCGCTGTGCCGACGACCACGACTGGCTCGGTATCGCTACCGCCCGAGGCCGATTTGATCGTGACGGTTGCCGGTGGCTGGGCCAGGTCAGCGACGGTCAGGCGCTGCAGGGTGCCGGACTTGGTCAACCGTCCGTAGCCCTGGGCGACCATGTCCGGTACCACCACTTCGTCAGACGAGGTGGCTTCGATCAGCAGGCTGTGGTTGCTCCAGCTGTAGCGAGCGGTCTGGACTTTCACCACGTCGGTGACTTTGCTCGACACGGCCGTTGGTTTTTTTGTGTCAGTCGGATCGGTCGCGGTGACCACCACCACCGGAGGAACGGTCGCTCCCGTCAGGCGGCTGGCGAAGAACTGGCCGCTGTTGTCGCCGAGCATGTCGACCAGGCAAGGCGTCGGGGGCGATCCGGGAACCAGTGCCACGGTTTCGCGGAAGCACACGTTCGAACCGTTGACCGATTTGCCAAAGACTTCTACTCGAGTGCTGCTGGTGCCTGGACCCGAAGAAGTACGGCGGTACGTGGCGCGGCCGATTTCCACGGGGGTTGGCGCACGGCTGTCGAGTATCTTGCCGGAAACGGTAAACAGATTGGTCTCGATGGTCCCGGGCGGACCCTGGACGCGCAGGAAATTGGTGTTGAACGGGCTGCCGGTGACGGCTTCGGAAAGGTTCGGGTCGCCGACGAATTTATCGATGGTCCCGGTGTCCGGGTTCATTTCGGGGTAGGGACCGTTGACACTTTGCAGGAAGGGCCCAACCTGACCGTTGAGAGCGCCCGAGAAGTTGCCCGGTGCGCCGATGCCGATGTCGCGGGTGATGTTGATCGCCCGACGGCCCGGCGTGGTGACGTTGACCGTTTCCGTGCCGTACGGGTGGGTGATGATGTAGGTCCCGGCGACAGGCACGTTCACCCGCAGGCGAATCCGCGCGAAGCTTGCCTGATCGCCGTCGACAGGATTTTCCGCCGCGAATGCCGCTTCGATCCCGGCCACGTAGGCATCCACGCCATAGCCGCCGACATCGTTGATGCTGGTCTCGGCAAGGAACCAGAACGCTTCCGGTGGCCAGTTATCCGGGAACACCATCGGCTGGGTGTCGTCGTAAACCCCGGGTTCCGGATTCAGGATGCACATGTAGGCGGGCGCGCCAGGCGCACCCGGTGCCCGCGTACTGGTCGCCCGTGACTGGCACAGTTCCAGCTTCAGCAGATTGTTGTCTTGATACCACATGGGGAATTTCCCCGTGGCAAAGGTGTAGGGGCCGGGGTCGACGGCAGCGAGTTGCGCGAACGCACTGCCGGACAGCGAGAGAGTCAGCCCGAGCGCGTTGAGCGCGAAGCGTGGCCACTTGTTCATGATGCCTCCTGATGCGGATCTGGGCATGAGAGCGTTCATTGCACGATGACCACTTCTTCGGTGTCAGTGCCGCCATTGGATGACGTCACGGTGACCTTGGCCGGTGGAATCGGCGTGATGCCGGTCGACAGGATTTTTTCCGCACCATCACCGAGCAGATCGCCGATGGTGGCACCGGTGCCGGATGTGACGGTGAGTACGGGGGGGGAGGTTTCATCGCTGGACGAGGCCACGACGGTGAGCAGGCCCCCGTTGATGCGGTATTCGGCACGGGAAATCACCACCAGGTCGGTCAGTTTCGTAGGCACGGTGGTCGGCGTGCTGGTGGGGATGGCCAGGTGGTTGTCGGCAGTCACCTGCAAGTTGATCGGCAACGTCGGGTTGGTGGCGGATTGGGCATACCAGTGGCCGGTGGTGTTGGCCTCAGTCAGGTTCAGCACCGGGTTGTTGCTGTCCAGTGTCACGGTGGCCGGAGGTGGCGGGGCCATCACGAACACGTCCTGCTGGGCGACCGGGGCGCTTTCGCCGGCCTTGCGCGAGTAAGTGCTGCGTTCGGCAATGATCGGGGTGGGTCGGACCACCGTCGACAACTTGCCGGAAATGGCCATCACCGTCGTCCGCAAGTCCAACCCGTTAGGTCCTTCGATGCGGATGTAGTTGGTGTTGAACGGGCTGCCGGTGAAGGCTTCCGACAGGTTCGGATCGCCGACGAATTGCTCGGCTTGACCTGTGGCCGGGTTGGTCTCGGTGTAGGGGCCGTTGACACTGCGCAGGAAGGGACCGATGTCACTCTTGAGGGCGCCGTCATAGGTTTTCGGCGAGCCGATGCCGATGTCCCGGGTCATGTTGATCGCGCGGCGCCCACCGGCGGGAACGTCGAATATATCGACGCCGTAGGGGTGGGTGATGGTGTAGACGCCGGCGGTGGGCACGTCGACCCGAATACGGATACGGCCAAAACTGACCTGGTCGCCGTCGTGCACATCTTCCGCGGCGAAGGCGGCTTCGACAGCGCTGACATAGGTCAGGTCGATGCCCCGTGCCGCGTCGACGATTGAGCCGTCGCCGGTGAACCAGAACGTTTCATCGGGGAAATTGGTCGGAAAAAGGATCGGCTGCGTGTCGTCGAATACCCCGGGAGCCGGATTCAAAACGCACATGTAGGCGGGTGCGCCAGGTGCGCCGGCAACCCTGGAACTGACAGCTTTTGACAAGCACAGGTCGAGGGTTCGACCATGGCTGTCCTGATACCAGGAAGCGAAGCCACCCGTGGCCGGCAGGTAGGGGCCGGGATCTACAGCAAACAGCGCAGCTTGGGCGGCGCCTTGAGCCAGAGCACTCACGATCAGGGCGATCGTGGTTTTGGACAGTAAAGGGTGCATGAGTATTCCCTCTATCAGAGTACCTGCCCCTTGGGATATGGGTCAGTTGAGAGGTCTTCGGCAACTCCCATGCCAACTGCCGGAAATGTCGGTGCCGGCCCCGGTACACGGGCGTTTGCCGCACGCTCGAAGGTCGAGTGGGAAATCACGGTGCGGGCGTCTTTCCCCAGCATTGGGGGTAGATGGGGGGCAGAGGGGGTGATGGAGGTGTGGGGAAGGAATGCCCCCAAGGTCGGGCAAACCGCTGGCAGTGCGCTATAAACCTATAGGGGTTTCGCGGGAACACTATCCATGACCACGCTTGCAAAGACACTGGCGTCCGACCAGGGCGAAATTCGCTTGAGCTCGCGCAAACAGCCGTTCAATCTGCTGCGCTGGTTTTCGCTCATCAGCATGGCGGTGATCGGCACCGTGGCGGTGGCGTTGGGCTCGGTGTCGACCAAGTTCGTGATTACCGAAAGCGTGGAACGCGATGCCCTGTTGACGTCGCAATTCATCCAGGCGATCGCCTCGGCCGAAGTGCGCCACGTATCGATTCCCAATGTGCGGACCATGGGCGAGTTGCTCGACCCGCGCAAGGACCTGGACTTTCCCGACGTCGACCCACTGGCC
Proteins encoded in this window:
- a CDS encoding Ig-like domain-containing protein, producing the protein MNKWPRFALNALGLTLSLSGSAFAQLAAVDPGPYTFATGKFPMWYQDNNLLKLELCQSRATSTRAPGAPGAPAYMCILNPEPGVYDDTQPMVFPDNWPPEAFWFLAETSINDVGGYGVDAYVAGIEAAFAAENPVDGDQASFARIRLRVNVPVAGTYIITHPYGTETVNVTTPGRRAINITRDIGIGAPGNFSGALNGQVGPFLQSVNGPYPEMNPDTGTIDKFVGDPNLSEAVTGSPFNTNFLRVQGPPGTIETNLFTVSGKILDSRAPTPVEIGRATYRRTSSGPGTSSTRVEVFGKSVNGSNVCFRETVALVPGSPPTPCLVDMLGDNSGQFFASRLTGATVPPVVVVTATDPTDTKKPTAVSSKVTDVVKVQTARYSWSNHSLLIEATSSDEVVVPDMVAQGYGRLTKSGTLQRLTVADLAQPPATVTIKSASGGSDTEPVVVVGTAPDTGENKAPIAVADSGSTSFGIPITLNVLTNDSDPDGNTPLSITELTQPATGQGTVTLSGTTAVVYTPPAVVTVPLTTTFTYKAQDIKGLASTAAATVTITVAPNQPPVAVADGIATLGVSIPINVLANDTDPEGNVPLAINSFSQPPTGRGTVTSNGTVLTYNPPATVTSAFTTTFNYFARDAFGAVSTSPATVTVQVSPRPAAETFAVTAATVTARSNNRFNWDFTGTSSVTTGNTITVQVTTPTGLVTLGSTTVPLTGRWRLTVSNSTTVIPSANPTATITSSQGTVRTVQVIAN